One window of the Lytechinus pictus isolate F3 Inbred chromosome 5, Lp3.0, whole genome shotgun sequence genome contains the following:
- the LOC129261418 gene encoding protein eyes shut homolog isoform X2, whose protein sequence is MLARQYLTLVLISLFLSSCHLAGSEQCFATDTTNDLEAWSGTIRSANFGLVAYPNNEDCRWVIRLSLGSRISLQFNHFDLEPPGNICFDYIEIFDGGNTNAQSVGQFCGTTPPEDILSSGHELTVVFHSDNTQGFPGFEMQYTGVCSAVSFPLEADETITIESPLYPAAPPSQPACSWSLEAPEGHYVEAEFTDFQQSSDSCDDTAIEVYDGEVSPSGVLMTVCPDATAPPKLVSTSNTLIVVFGSSQSTTFLFSIRGSARVLPCSSNPCLYGGSCSNNLQLTPPIYQCTCAVAYTGAQCETEINECAPISPCSDNAQDCIDHVGSFECVCSSGFTGVLCETDIDECSRPDVCSNGGICINTEGSFECQCAGGFTGQFCETDINECDEYPCQNGGSCTNEQGSFSCQCTGGFDGDTCEQDINECDGSPCQNGGSCTNEQGSFSCQCAGGFEGDTCEQDINECDESPCQNGGSCTNEQGSFSCQCAGGFEGDTCEQDINECNEYPCQNGGSCTNQQGSFSCQCAAGFEGDICEQDVNECDANPCQNGGTCTNQRGSFSCYCDLGFEGLTCNQDIDECSQSPTICQNGGQCINSEGSYRCQCLASFTGTHCQEDVDECSSNPCVNGTCSNSFGSYLCLCADGFEGKNCDSDVNECFLAPCLNWATCVNTPGSYYCHCTEAYTGKTCNKDANECELEPCLNGGSCINTIGSYRCECPLSLTGNNCEVDVDECLISPCQNGGSCTNNFGSYTCTCPSSYFGNNCLGDVNECDADPCFNNGTCVNLVGSYRCECYPQFTGQLCEDDADECHALPCNNGGICTNTFGSYTCECTPYYTGQNCEIDIDECESSPCLNWGSCSNSVGSYACTCTLSYRGRHCDEDVNECEINPCLNGGNCSNSVGSYHCECHRSYTGRHCGDDVNECENNPCRNGGTCSNFHGSFHCQCSDLFSGSLCEEDVNECLNTPCGNGGTCLNLHGDFSCTCPDTMTGKTCESDVDECAIHTPCENGATCINEDGGYSCACAPGFQGDTCSQDVDECTLTTPCLNKARCINIFGSYSCECGRNFTGKNCAIDINECIAEPCRNGGSCINTYGGFACVCAGGFRGTFCNEDVNECDIPGGCQHRSTCINTEGSFRCDCADGYQGPLCEVDIDDCAESPCINGGACVDGIDSFTCVCLQGYYGERCEIVVSENIKDCEEGLDSISRLYWNRTTAGKTAETACPQGTTGIASRVCSALTDVTPPLSSWDTPDLSQCINPNFLTVTEKLDELEKRPNITVDDVIGLASLLSNLTSSSKKNQSSTDANELHIVPQDIMITTKALSAVADLSAEIAKNLTVKDIDDLTNAFVDTVDHILDDANLGAWKTSDDTDIVTQQLTSVVASSENMALSMAQARRARSRLDQGKDSAPHAANQSLSFNKTNIEFDVIFVADSVDDERVKRTFVRSGGSLSIPPEVFQIANQQSDDSDQLAIYRARYPSLASLYSALEDESISRINTDVMATKILGVDEAFFGELTEPVVGIYKHQEIGANLNPSCVFLDLDQNSGVQSDIWKATGCKVYASNRTHTTCHCNHLTNFAVIMDVHGVQDSLSNGHGTALSILSQIGGSMSIVGCVTSVAVYEFFRLKSDRIRVHENLGVAIAISQFIFLVGMERTDIMWLCKAVAITFHYSITAMFCWMLLEGVHLYVMLVKVFGSGSNVKKYLLAGWGIPLVVAGVSAGVFYKEYAVGNVCWMSTRAMLFSFIPTVAIVIMVNTAFLIMVLHVMMRSMSAKYKSRVSSNTSQVKAGLKAAAILLPLLGLTWVFGFLSVNARTLVFTYLFAILNSFQGLFFFIAHCILNMEVRKAYERRYGKTKAGMISSTALSSVSNTASGKGGNRNISGKSKSTSGSSSKSNANDTVALCRKSSDDSQGMDCHDNPVKTSSVDETNHLNNGLSTNQDSTKKKLSPDGPLQHNEIQCLVKDSEKNINQGKQNGGLSKEAKVAMENMISKSNVASNNENIA, encoded by the exons ATGCTTGCCCGGCAGTATCTAACGCTCGTGTTGATATCTCTATTTCTCTCAAGCTGTCATTTAGCAG GGAGCGAGCAATGCTTTGCGACAGACACCACCAACGATCTCGAAGCATGGTCGGGAACCATTCGGTCGGCCAACTTCGGCCTCGTGGCCTATCCAAACAACGAAGATTGCCGATGGGTCATTCGACTTTCACTCGGCTCACGGATCTCTCTTCAGTTCAACCATTTCGACTTGGAACCGCCAGGGAATATATGCTTCGACTACATTGAG atttttgaCGGCGGAAACACCAATGCTCAATCCGTCGGTCAATTCTGCGGGACTACTCCCCCAGAAGATATACTGTCATCAGGACACGAATTGACCGTAGTATTTCACTCGGACAACACGCAAGGATTTCCAGGATTTGAGATGCAATACACAG GAGTTTGTTCCGCCGTCTCGTTCCCCCTTGAAGCTGACGAGACCATCACCATCGAGTCCCCTCTCTATCCAGCCGCTCCCCCGTCTCAACCGGCCTGCAGCTGGTCGCTTGAAGCACCTGAAGGACATTACGTGGAAGCAGAATTTACCGATTTCCAACAGAGTAGTGATTCGTGCGATGATACAGCGATAGAG gtttATGATGGAGAAGTCTCCCCCTCTGGTGTTTTGATGACGGTTTGCCCCGATGCAACAGCGCCACCTAAGTTGGTTTCGACCTCCAACACCTTGATCGTTGTCTTTGGAAGCAGTCAAAGCACAACCTTCTTGTTCTCTATCAGAGGTTCTGCAA GAGTCTTACCTTGCTCATCCAATCCTTGCCTATATGGCGGTTCCTGCTCAAACAATCTACAACTGACCCCTCCTATTTACCAGTGCACATGCGCGGTGGCATATACGGGTGCGCAGTGCGAGACAGAGATCAACGAGTGCGCACCCATCAGCCCATGCAGCGACAATGCGCAAGACTGCATCGATCACGTGGGGAGTTTCGAATGTGTATGCAGTTCAGGATTTACAGGTGTCTTATGCGAAACAG ATATCGACGAATGTAGTAGACCAGATGTTTGCTCAAACGGTGGCATTTGTATAAACACCGAAGGGTCTTTTGAATGTCAGTGTGCCGGAGGTTTTACAGGACAATTCTGTGAAACGG ATATCAATGAATGCGATGAGTACCCTTGTCAAAATGGAGGATCCTGTACGAACGAGCAAGGCAGCTTTTCATGCCAGTGTACTGGAGGGTTTGATGGAGACACATGTGAACAAG atatCAATGAATGCGATGGGTCCCCTTGTCAAAATGGTGGATCCTGCACTAACGAACAAGGGAGCTTTTCATGCCAGTGTGCTGGAGGGTTTGAGGGAGACACATGTGAACAAG atatCAATGAATGCGATGAGTCCCCTTGTCAGAATGGAGGATCTTGTACGAACGAGCAAGGCAGCTTTTCATGTCAGTGTGCTGGAGGGTTTGAGGGAGACACATGTGAACAAG ATATTAATGAATGCAATGAGTATCCTTGTCAGAATGGCGGGTCTTGCACGAATCAACAAGGCAGCTTTTCATGTCAATGTGCAGCGGGATTCGAGGGTGACATTTGTGAACAAG aTGTCAATGAATGCGATGCAAATCCTTGTCAAAATGGTGGGACTTGCACCAACCAGCGTGGCAGCTTTTCATGCTATTGTGATCTGGGATTTGAGGGCCTAACGTGCAATCAAG ATATAGATGAATGTTCACAGTCTCCTACCATATGCCAGAACGGTGGTCAATGCATAAACTCTGAGGGGTCCTACAGATGTCAATGTCTTGCGTCCTTCACGGGGACGCACTGCCAGGAAGATGTTGATGAGTGTTCTAGCAATCCCTGTGTTAATGGAACTTGCTCTAATAGTTTCGGTTCATACCTCTGCCTTTGCGCAGATGGCTTTGAAGGAAAGAACTGTGACAGCGATGTGAACGAGTGCTTCTTAGCGCCATGTCTAAACTGGGCAACCTGTGTTAACACTCCAGGGTCCTACTACTGTCATTGCACGGAAGCCTACACAGGGAAGACTTGCAACAAGGATGCGAATGAGTGCGAGCTTGAGCCATGCCTGAATGGAGGTAGTTGCATCAATACAATCGGATCCTACCGATGTGAATGTCCGTTGTCATTAACTGGGAATAACTGTGAAGTGGATGTCGATGAATGCCTCATCAGCCCCTGCCAGAACGGTGGAAGTTGTACTAACAACTTTGGTTCGTATACGTGCACTTGTCCATCATCTTACTTCGGTAATAATTGTCTCGGTGACGTCAATGAATGCGATGCCGATCCTTGTTTTAACAATGGTACATGCGTCAATCTTGTTGGTTCATATCGATGCGAGTGCTATCCCCAATTCACAGGACAACTTTGCGAAGATGATGCTGACGAATGCCACGCACTCCCTTGCAATAATGGAGGTATCTGTACAAATACATTTGGATCCTACACCTGTGAGTGTACACCTTATTACACAGGACAAAACTGCGAGATCGACATTGATGAGTGCGAAAGCAGCCCATGTCTTAACTGGGGATCTTGCTCTAACAGCGTTGGTTCTTACGCCTGTACGTGCACTCTCTCATACAGGGGTCGGCACTGCGACGAAGACGTTAACGAGTGTGAAATCAATCCCTGTTTAAACGGAGGGAATTGTTCTAACAGCGTTGGTTCTTATCATTGTGAATGCCACCGCTCTTACACCGGGCGACACTGTGGTGATGACGTAAATGAGTGTGAAAACAACCCCTGCAGAAACGGAGGAACTTGTTCCAATTTTCACGGTTCTTTTCATTGCCAGTGCAGTGACCTGTTTTCCGGCTCACTTTGCGAAGAAG ACGTGAATGAATGTCTAAACACACCCTGTGGTAATGGAGGAACTTGTCTAAACTTACACGGTGACTTTTCCTGTACCTGTCCAGACACTATGACTGGAAAAACCTGCGAAAGCG ATGTTGATGAATGTGCGATTCACACCCCTTGCGAGAATGGCGCCACATGCATCAATGAAGATGGAGGGTACAGCTGCGCATGCGCTCCTGGATTTCAGGGAGACACTTGCTCACAAG ACGTGGATGAGTGTACCTTGACAACCCCGTGTCTGAACAAAGCTCGTTGTATCAACATCTTTGGTAGCTACTCGTGTGAATGTGGGCGCAACTTCACTGGCAAAAATTGTGCGATCG ATATCAACGAGTGTATAGCAGAACCCTGTCGAAATGGAGGATCCTGTATTAATACGTACGGTGGTTTTGCATGTGTCTGTGCTGGAGGGTTCCGGGGAACATTTTGCAATGAAG ACGTCAACGAATGTGATATCCCTGGGGGATGTCAACacagaagtacatgtattaacaCAGAAGGCTCATTTCGCTGCGATTGCGCAGATGGGTATCAAGGACCGCTTTGTGAAGTCG ACATCGATGACTGTGCAGAATCACCATGTATAAACGGAGGGGCATGTGTTGATGGTATCGACAGTTTCACCTGTGTCTGCTTACAAGGCTACTATGGGGAGAGATGTGAAATAG TTGTGAGTGAAAACATCAAAGATTGCGAGGAAGGGCTAGATTCGATTAGTCGTCTGTACTGGAATAGAACGACTGCTGGTAAAACGGCTGAGACCGCCTGTCCCCAGGGAACAACTG GGATCGCTAGTCGTGTATGTTCGGCTCTTACCGATGTCACACCACCTCTTTCGTCTTGGGATACACCTGACCTGTCACAATGCATTAATCCTAATTTCCTGACGGTCACCGAAAAG CTCGACGAGCTTGAAAAAAGACCAAACATCACCGTCGACGATGTCATTGGCCTAGCCTCCCTTCTTTCGAATTTGACGTCATCGTCGAAGAAGAATCAGTCGTCGACCGACGCCAATGAGCTCCATATCGTACCCCAAGACATAATGATCACCACCAAGGCTCTTAGCGCAGTGGCAGATCTATCGGCGGAGATCGCCAAAAATCTGACTGTTAAGGACATTGATGATCTCACAAAC GCATTTGTCGACACCGTGGACCATATCCTGGATGATGCGAACCTTGGGGCGTGGAAGACCTCGGACGATACCGACATTGTGACTCAGCAGCTGACGTCAGTGGTTGCGTCTTCAGAAAACATGGCCCTCAGCATGGCTCAGGCTAGGAGGGCTCGGAGTCGATTGGATCAGGGAAAGGATTCTGCACCCCATGCTGCCAACCAGAGCCTGTCATTCAATAAGACAAATATAG AGTTCGATGTCATCTTCGTAGCGGACTCTGTGGACGATGAACGCGTGAAGAGAACGTTCGTACGATCAGGCGGTAGTCTCTCCATCCCTCCGGAGGTCTTCCAGATAGCCAATCAGCAAAGCGATG aTTCAGATCAGTTAGCTATATACCGAGCTAGATACCCATCGCTTGCTTCATTATATTCTGCCTTAGAAGATGAAAGCATATCAAG aaTCAATACTGATGTGATGGCGACCAAGATCTTAGGTGTAGACGAGGCTTTCTTCGGGGAACTGACTGAACCTGTAGTAGGAATCTACAAACATCAAGAG ATTGGCGCCAATTTGAACCCGAGTTGTGTATTTCTTGATCTCGATCAAAA TTCTGGAGTACAGTCTGATATATGGAAGGCTACTGGCTGTAAAGTCTACGCCAGCAATAGAACCCATACAACATGCCACTGCAATCATCTCACAAACTTTGCAGTCATCATGGATGTCCATGGTGTTCAG GATAGCCTGTCGAACGGCCATGGGACTGCACTGTCTATTCTATCTCAGATCGGTGGGTCCATGTCTATCGTAGGATGTGTAACATCCGTAGCAGTATACGAATTCTTCAG ATTGAAATCGGACAGGATTCGCGTACACGAGAATCTAGGAGTGGCTATTGCTATTTCACAGTTTATCTTCCTTGTAGGGATGGAACGAACAGATATTATG TGGTTATGTAAAGCGGTAGCTATTACTTTCCACTACTCTATCACGGCCATGTTCTGCTGGATGCTGCTAGAGGGCGTTCACCTATACGTCATGCTAGTCAAGGTATTTGGATCAGGAAGCAATGTCAAGAAATACCTATTAGCGGGATGGG GAATTCCTTTGGTTGTTGCTGGAGTGTCAGCTGGTGTCTTCTACAAAGAATACGCAGTGGGAAATGT ATGTTGGATGTCTACCAGAGCCATGCTTTTTTCCTTCATACCAACGGTAGCCATTGTGATAATG GTGAACACGGCTTTCTTGATTATGGTTCTTCATGTGATGATGAGATCAATGTCGGCCAAGTATAAGAGCAGAGTCTCAAGCAACACGTCACAAGTCAA GGCTGGATTAAAAGCGGCCGCCATCTTGTTACCTCTGCTTGGTCTCACGTGGGTGTTTGGATTTTTGTCAGTAAATGCTCGAACTCTCGTCTTCACTTATCTTTTTGCCATTCTCAACTCATTTCAG GGACTGTTCTTCTTTATCGCCCATTGTATTCTGAACATGGAG GTGAGGAAAGCATACGAGCGTCGATACGGCAAGACCAAGGCGGGAATGATCAGTTCTACAGCCCTTTCGTCCGTCTCCAATACTGCAAGCGGCAAGGGTGGTAACAGGAATATTTCGGGAAAGTCTAAGTCGACTTCTGGATCATCTTCTAAAAGCAATGCAAATGACACGGTGGCGCTTTGCAGGAAAAGCAGTGACGACTCGCAGGGCATG GATTGTCATGATAACCCGGTGAAAACGTCAAGCGTAGATGAAACTAACCATCTTAACAATGGATTAAGTACCAATCAGGATTCTACAAAGAAGAAACTAAGC